Proteins found in one Sporosarcina sp. FSL K6-3457 genomic segment:
- a CDS encoding carbohydrate ABC transporter permease, whose amino-acid sequence MQNITEKKKSYQLINRKVPYLFIMPWIIGFLVFTLGPLVFSLIMSFFNWPITSEPTFVGFDNYKTMFTEDPQFYKSILITFKFAAIFVPLNLAIALILALLITQPLKGMKFFRTIFYLPAVVSGVAISIIWGWIFNSEYGIFNYLLSLIGIEGPKWLVDPKWAIFTIIIASAWGVGIMMLIFYTDIKGIPAELYEAAAIDGAGPFRQFISITIPSITPTILFNVITSVIGALQQLTLVLLLTGGGPLKSTYFYGLYVYNNAFKHHQLGYASANAWFMFIIILILTALIFRTSSTWVFYENEVKKGGKKKK is encoded by the coding sequence ATGCAAAATATAACTGAGAAAAAGAAGAGTTATCAGCTCATAAATAGAAAAGTACCCTATTTATTTATAATGCCGTGGATTATTGGATTTTTAGTGTTTACCTTAGGACCACTTGTTTTCTCACTAATTATGAGCTTTTTTAATTGGCCAATCACGAGTGAACCAACGTTTGTTGGATTTGATAATTATAAAACAATGTTTACTGAGGACCCACAGTTTTATAAATCAATATTGATTACGTTTAAATTTGCTGCAATTTTTGTGCCACTCAATTTAGCGATTGCATTAATTTTAGCATTGCTAATTACTCAGCCGCTAAAAGGAATGAAATTTTTCCGTACAATCTTTTATTTGCCGGCGGTTGTCTCAGGTGTAGCGATTTCGATTATTTGGGGATGGATTTTCAACTCTGAGTATGGAATTTTCAATTATTTACTTTCGCTAATTGGGATTGAAGGTCCGAAGTGGCTTGTAGATCCAAAGTGGGCAATCTTCACAATCATAATAGCGAGCGCTTGGGGCGTCGGTATTATGATGCTGATTTTCTATACGGATATAAAAGGGATTCCGGCAGAATTGTATGAAGCTGCAGCGATTGATGGTGCAGGTCCGTTTCGTCAGTTTATTAGCATTACGATTCCAAGTATTACACCGACAATTTTATTTAACGTTATTACATCTGTTATCGGGGCCTTGCAACAGTTGACCTTAGTGCTGCTACTGACCGGTGGCGGACCTTTAAAATCAACTTATTTTTACGGATTATACGTATACAATAACGCGTTCAAACACCATCAACTAGGGTATGCAAGTGCAAATGCTTGGTTTATGTTCATCATTATTTTAATATTGACCGCGCTCATTTTCAGAACATCTTCTACATGGGTATTTTATGAAAATGAAGTGAAAAAAGGAGGGAAGAAGAAAAAATGA
- a CDS encoding carbohydrate ABC transporter permease — MKMSKGYKIIIFGLLGIFSLYFLLPFVWVILSALKTETEVFSYPPKIFPESLQWQNFVDAWKSQPFGVYLKNSVIVTVMTTLGQLISCSLVAYGFARYDFKYKNLLFILMLATMMIPWDVTMIPLYMEFNMFGWINTLKPLIVPAFFGSAYYIFLLRQFLMSIPKDLENAARIDGANEFQIFFKIFIPIMKAPLILIAVLNVLSVWNDYLGPLIYLQDQSKYTLALGLAAFKGVHDLQILPIMSITLVMIVPPVIMFLIAQKYIVEGISGSIK, encoded by the coding sequence ATGAAAATGTCAAAAGGCTATAAAATTATCATATTTGGTCTCCTAGGGATATTTTCATTATACTTCTTATTACCGTTTGTCTGGGTAATCCTTTCAGCATTAAAAACAGAAACGGAAGTATTTAGTTATCCTCCAAAGATTTTCCCGGAAAGTTTGCAATGGCAAAACTTTGTAGATGCATGGAAAAGTCAACCGTTCGGTGTCTATTTAAAGAACTCGGTCATCGTTACGGTAATGACAACGCTTGGTCAACTTATTTCTTGTTCGTTAGTTGCTTATGGGTTTGCTAGGTATGACTTTAAGTATAAGAATCTTCTATTCATCCTAATGCTTGCGACAATGATGATTCCTTGGGATGTTACGATGATTCCGTTATATATGGAATTCAATATGTTCGGTTGGATTAACACGTTAAAGCCGTTAATCGTTCCAGCATTTTTTGGCTCAGCTTATTACATCTTTTTGTTAAGACAATTTTTAATGAGTATTCCGAAGGATCTTGAAAATGCTGCACGTATTGACGGGGCTAATGAGTTCCAGATTTTCTTCAAAATATTCATCCCGATTATGAAGGCACCACTCATTTTAATCGCGGTTCTGAATGTGTTGTCCGTATGGAATGACTACCTGGGTCCATTAATTTATCTACAGGATCAATCCAAATATACGCTGGCATTAGGACTTGCAGCATTTAAAGGTGTTCATGATCTTCAGATTCTACCAATCATGTCGATTACTTTAGTCATGATTGTTCCACCAGTTATTATGTTCTTAATAGCACAGAAGTATATTGTTGAAGGAATCAGTGGTTCGATAAAATAA
- a CDS encoding glycoside hydrolase family 2 TIM barrel-domain containing protein, translating to MRREMKRWEDIGITGINRLPAHADFYRYATKENAQTFTKENSVGYTLLDGVWKFLFVDAPELSPKGFEKEDFGIDSLDDMEVPSSWQIKGYGNMHYTDVLYPFAINPPFVPQENPTGIYFRELIISDVADGEALILKFNGVDSAFDLYVNGQHVGFSKISRLPSEFDITEFVKEGSNRLTVRVYQFSDGTYIEDQDMWWLSGIFRSVELFKINKETLWDVHVETLPDDNYENFTLKIGGAFLTDQVKDVVATLYHHDKQVDQFDVEVVDGKFEVSKDQEKPLLWNAEEPNLYTLHLEYSLLGEKEIVPLRVGFRAIEVIDNEIRVNGKRVFFNGVNRHDAHPKTGRTVNYEDMLQDIKMMKQYNINAVRTAHYPNNDVFYDLCDEYGLYVIDEADLECHGFENTGNYNWISDNELWEKQYVDRAVRMVQRDRNHPSIIMWSLGNESGAGRNFTAMYDAIKAIDSTRLVHYEGDRNAAYSDVYTTMYTRLNQLEEIGKDAEGKKPHILCEYGHAMGTGPGGLTEYQQIMRKYPRLQGGFIWEWCDHGIEAVNDKGETYYLYGGDYGDFPTNGNFCIDGLVFPDRTPSPGLWEYKKVIEPIVTEEVNLAEGTIRINNLYDFRNLGGVTLRIEVKSIGTLIEAHDMQLPSIGAHKSLTMTLPVDVVKAAQHDDVRIYLSYLETEETLYAEKNHEITKESFLLETTKVEKEVRSITSLGSDFIIKDDGALLTVENDQFEAVFSTVYGTLKSFESEGEEIINKGPEVTLWRAVIDNDMYKKDDWVNKYFLKNTKEQLAEVTHEVTADYVDVTITKYLSTVNQAWGFHLTYHYRVTKSGALNIDLQGEKVLRGHEIPEMLPRIGVTMHLNEDYNQVSWYGRGDSESYQDTKRSQPIGLYHKTIQDMHTDYVYPQENGSRCDSSFLAVAKNEQAYLINFKETYDFTIHDYEINALEEAKHRGTIEKSPFTVLTIDYKQSGVGSNSCGEEQLPPYRTVIEDFHLQFEIRKIDKSSLVEESKFFMV from the coding sequence ATGCGTCGCGAAATGAAGAGGTGGGAAGATATCGGAATAACGGGTATCAATAGACTTCCCGCTCATGCTGATTTTTATAGATATGCAACGAAAGAAAATGCACAAACATTTACGAAAGAAAATAGTGTTGGCTATACATTGCTTGATGGCGTGTGGAAATTCTTATTTGTAGATGCACCTGAGCTTTCACCTAAAGGCTTTGAAAAAGAAGACTTCGGCATCGATAGTTTAGACGATATGGAAGTACCTTCAAGCTGGCAAATTAAAGGATATGGCAATATGCATTATACGGATGTTCTATATCCATTTGCCATCAATCCACCATTTGTTCCACAGGAAAATCCGACAGGTATCTACTTTAGAGAGCTTATTATTTCTGACGTAGCAGATGGTGAAGCGCTTATTTTAAAATTCAATGGTGTAGATTCTGCCTTCGATTTATATGTCAATGGACAGCATGTCGGTTTTAGTAAAATATCTAGATTGCCGTCTGAATTTGATATTACAGAATTCGTGAAAGAGGGTAGTAATCGCCTTACTGTCCGCGTCTACCAATTTTCTGATGGAACTTATATAGAAGATCAGGATATGTGGTGGCTGTCTGGTATTTTTAGAAGCGTTGAACTGTTTAAAATCAACAAAGAGACGCTTTGGGATGTTCATGTTGAAACACTTCCCGATGACAACTATGAGAATTTCACATTGAAAATAGGTGGGGCATTTTTAACGGACCAAGTAAAAGATGTAGTTGCTACGCTTTACCATCATGACAAACAAGTTGACCAGTTTGACGTGGAAGTCGTTGACGGAAAATTCGAAGTGAGTAAAGACCAGGAAAAACCACTTTTATGGAATGCAGAGGAACCAAACCTCTATACACTTCACCTTGAGTATAGCTTGTTAGGTGAAAAGGAAATTGTGCCGTTACGCGTAGGTTTCCGTGCCATTGAAGTGATTGACAATGAAATCCGTGTCAACGGAAAACGAGTTTTCTTTAATGGTGTGAATCGTCATGATGCACATCCGAAGACAGGTAGAACAGTCAATTACGAGGATATGCTTCAGGATATTAAAATGATGAAACAATACAATATCAACGCTGTTCGCACAGCGCACTATCCAAATAATGATGTATTCTATGATCTATGTGATGAATATGGTCTTTATGTTATTGATGAAGCAGATCTTGAATGCCATGGTTTTGAAAATACTGGGAATTACAATTGGATTTCTGACAATGAACTATGGGAGAAGCAATACGTAGATCGTGCAGTTCGTATGGTACAAAGAGACCGTAACCACCCAAGTATTATCATGTGGTCACTTGGTAATGAATCAGGTGCTGGTAGAAACTTTACGGCGATGTATGATGCTATCAAGGCGATTGATTCGACTAGATTAGTACATTACGAGGGAGATAGAAATGCTGCATACAGCGATGTGTATACAACGATGTATACTCGCTTGAACCAGCTCGAAGAAATCGGTAAGGATGCCGAAGGGAAGAAGCCTCATATTTTATGCGAATATGGACATGCAATGGGGACCGGCCCTGGCGGTCTAACGGAATATCAACAAATTATGAGAAAATATCCCAGATTACAAGGCGGCTTCATCTGGGAGTGGTGTGACCATGGAATAGAAGCGGTAAATGACAAAGGTGAAACCTATTATTTATATGGAGGAGATTACGGAGATTTCCCGACAAACGGTAACTTCTGTATTGATGGGCTTGTGTTCCCTGATAGAACTCCGTCACCAGGACTGTGGGAATATAAAAAAGTAATTGAACCAATTGTCACGGAGGAAGTAAACCTAGCTGAAGGAACAATTCGTATAAACAACCTATACGATTTTAGGAACCTTGGTGGAGTAACGCTTCGTATTGAAGTAAAATCAATCGGTACACTGATTGAAGCACATGACATGCAATTACCGAGTATCGGAGCGCATAAATCATTGACGATGACGCTGCCGGTAGATGTAGTAAAAGCCGCTCAGCATGACGATGTTCGCATCTACTTAAGCTATCTAGAGACTGAAGAGACTCTTTATGCAGAAAAAAATCATGAAATTACAAAAGAAAGCTTCTTATTAGAAACTACAAAAGTTGAAAAAGAAGTAAGGTCTATCACATCATTGGGATCTGACTTTATCATTAAAGATGATGGTGCTCTGCTGACGGTTGAAAACGACCAGTTCGAGGCTGTTTTCTCAACTGTCTATGGCACACTTAAATCGTTCGAATCAGAAGGGGAAGAAATTATTAATAAAGGACCTGAAGTGACTCTTTGGAGAGCGGTTATCGATAATGATATGTACAAAAAGGATGACTGGGTGAATAAGTATTTCCTTAAAAATACGAAAGAACAATTAGCAGAAGTGACGCACGAAGTGACAGCAGATTATGTAGATGTCACGATTACGAAGTACTTATCTACCGTGAATCAAGCATGGGGCTTCCATCTGACATATCACTACCGTGTAACGAAAAGTGGTGCCCTAAACATTGATTTACAAGGTGAAAAGGTATTACGAGGCCATGAAATTCCAGAAATGCTGCCACGCATTGGCGTAACGATGCACTTAAACGAGGATTATAACCAAGTTAGCTGGTATGGTCGCGGAGATTCTGAATCGTACCAGGATACAAAGCGCAGTCAACCAATTGGTTTATATCATAAAACGATTCAAGACATGCATACGGATTATGTTTACCCACAGGAAAATGGTTCACGTTGTGATAGTTCTTTCCTAGCTGTAGCGAAAAATGAGCAAGCATACTTGATTAATTTCAAAGAAACGTATGATTTTACAATTCATGATTACGAAATAAATGCACTTGAAGAGGCGAAGCACCGCGGTACTATTGAGAAGTCACCATTTACAGTGTTGACGATTGATTACAAGCAAAGCGGTGTAGGAAGTAATAGTTGCGGTGAGGAGCAGTTGCCTCCATACCGAACTGTGATTGAGGATTTCCATCTGCAATTTGAAATTAGAAAAATAGACAAAAGTAGCTTAGTGGAAGAAAGTAAGTTTTTCATGGTTTAG